The Lycium ferocissimum isolate CSIRO_LF1 chromosome 1, AGI_CSIRO_Lferr_CH_V1, whole genome shotgun sequence genome includes a region encoding these proteins:
- the LOC132066631 gene encoding uncharacterized protein LOC132066631, with the protein MSIKVVVEGLTLNIISAYAPQAGLGEEEKRRFWEDLDEVVGGIPPTEKLFVGGDFNRHIGSISGGYDDVHGGFGFGDRNGGGVALLDFVRAFGLVIANSSFPKKEEHLVTFRSSVAKTQIDFLLLRKDDKGLCKDCKVIPSDNLTTRHKLLVMDLGIKMTRKKRVVGVRPRIRWGSLTMTSATEMGEKLRRLWGRGIVVGMRPVCGIERLVALG; encoded by the coding sequence ATGTCGATTAAGGTGGTCGTTGAAGGGCTTACTTTGAACATCATTAGTGCGTATGCGCCGCAAGCGGGCCTAGGCGAGGAGGAGAAGAGGCGAttttgggaggatttggacGAGGTAGTGGGAGGCATACCACCTACTGAGAAGCTATTCGTGGGAGGTGATTTCAATAGGCACATCGGGTCTATTTCGGGGGGTTATGATGATGTGCATGGAGGTTTTGGCTTCGGGGACAGGAATGGAGGAGGAGTCGCACTTTTGGATTTCGTAAGAGCTTTTGGGTTGGTGATAGCCAATTCGAGTTTCCCAAAGAAGGAggagcacttggtaaccttCCGTAGTTCGGTGGCTAAGACTCAGATAGACTTTCTACTCCTTAGGAAGGATGACAAAGGTCTGTGCAAAGACTGTAAGGTCATCCCGAGCGACAACCTTACAACCCGACATAAGCTCTTGGTGATGGATTTAGGGATCAAGATGACGAGAAAGAAGAGGGTCGTGGGTGTTCGGCCTAGGATCAGATGGGGGAGTTTGACCATGACTAGTGCCACGGAGATGGGAGAGAAATTGCGGAGGCTGTGGGGGCGTGGGATAGTAGTGGGGATGCGACCGGTATGTGGGATAGAACGGCTAGTTGCATTAGGGTAG